In the genome of Cytophagia bacterium CHB2, one region contains:
- a CDS encoding substrate-binding domain-containing protein → LMLGDTSMGMINGHLESTPAQERLEGFRHAMQEAGMPVNESLLISSDMLPEEAAVPNDGFNKEAGYFGMRRLLELHENRPDAVFVASDIQALGAIRALQQSGLRIPEDMAVVGFDNVELAELVGLTTMKQPIREMGDLAVEKLMAKINGAPPSSKLQHRFQTELIVRDTCGAKLKAQRNGHGRIDG, encoded by the coding sequence CTGATGCTGGGCGACACCAGCATGGGCATGATCAACGGCCATCTCGAAAGCACGCCGGCGCAAGAACGCCTGGAGGGATTTCGCCATGCGATGCAGGAGGCGGGCATGCCCGTAAATGAATCCTTGCTGATTTCGAGCGATATGTTGCCGGAAGAGGCCGCCGTGCCCAATGATGGCTTCAACAAAGAAGCCGGATATTTCGGCATGCGCCGATTGTTGGAATTGCACGAGAATCGGCCGGATGCAGTTTTTGTCGCGAGCGACATTCAGGCGCTGGGCGCGATTCGCGCCTTGCAGCAAAGCGGCTTGCGCATTCCGGAAGACATGGCCGTGGTGGGTTTTGATAACGTCGAATTGGCGGAATTGGTCGGCTTGACCACGATGAAGCAGCCGATCCGCGAAATGGGCGATTTGGCCGTGGAAAAACTCATGGCGAAAATCAACGGCGCGCCGCCCTCATCGAAGTTGCAGCACCGGTTTCAGACGGAGTTGATTGTGCGTGATACTTGCGGCGCCAAGCTCAAAGCGCAGAGAAACGGCCATGGCAGAATTGACGGCTAA